The Actinomycetota bacterium genomic interval CCCGTAATGGGATGATTCTTGACAGCCTCCCACTCTGCGGCGGTCAGGGGGCCGGGTTTGTTGAGTATCTCAAAGTCAATCGTCATTTTCCCGATATCGTGCAACAATGCCCCGGTTCCCAGCGATTGCAGGAACCTGCTGTCACTACTTATCGTCGACCCGAGGGCCAGGGACAAGGTCGCCACATTCGCACTGTGGTAGAAGGTGTATTCGTCGTAGTTCTTCAAGCCCGTCAACTCGAGCATCACGTACCTGCTGGAGACTACATTGTCCACCAATGCGCGGACGACTTCCTTGATCATGCCGCTATTGATAGTCGTGTTCCGCCTCATCAAAATGTCGATCTCCCTGAGCAGGCTAATCGCGTCATCGTACGACTCGTGCGCACCCCTGGCTGAGGCCCTTTTTCGATCCACACTCTCAAGGATTTTGACCGACCTGACCTCTGCGCCACTGATTCCTGCTTCCGAGATCATGCGTTGCACTCCGCCGGACTCCTGCAGGGTTGAAGGATCGGACGACAAAATCGACAGAAGCCTTGCTAGTGCTACTCGATCAAGTCCGGGCCTGAAGATCAGGCTGCCAACTTCGGACGCGCTCAGTTCGCGTATGAGCTGATCGAAGAGCACACTCTCATCCGGCAACAGCTGCTGTCCGAGAAAAACCTCGCCCTCAAAAAAAGTGATCTCTACCTCGACCCCTTCACGGAAGTACCTGTCGATCACCTCGTACAGGGCCTCTATCGCACTCTCGCAAGCAGGATGATCGATCGAGTAGAAGCGAATCGCGTTCCGTGCGGCATACATCCGGGTGAGCAGTTCACGGATACGGCCAACTTGGTTGGTTGAGTAAATCGTGACATCCTTCGGTGAGCGCCTTGATCCGGATGCCGCAGTTGGAAGGCTTGCATCTTCGAGGGAGGCTTCTACTTCATCGCTCACTGGTTTCACCTCTCTCCTCGCGAGCCAATGAGTCAATGGCCTCGAGAGCCAGCTCGGCCGCAGCGTTGAGTCCTCTCAATTTGGAGCCCCCCATAAGAGCTCGCTGTCCGGCCAACGACCGTAACAGCGGGATACTCTCGATAGCTCCGATCTTTCCGAGTGCCTCGATGGCCTCGATTCGAACCTCGGGCTCCCTGCTGACACGACTCTCCCCGGCGGCCAGTTCCTGCAGCGCGGGCAGCGCGATCGCTGAGCGCACCATACCCAAATATCTCGCCGCCAGTCTGACGTTGGAGGCGTCTTGATCATCAAGAGCCGCAAGCAGCATCTCCTCGGCGTACTTACTTCTGACGCCGAAGAGCGCCCTTATTGTTTCGCGACGGACTCTGGCATCCGGGTGTCGGATCGTGCGCTCCAGATACGGGAGGATCTCGGTCTTTTTCGCTCTTCCTAAAATGATGATCACGTTTCGAACGAAGTACCAACGTGAGTCGCTCACGTGCTCACCCAGATATTCAAGATGAGCATCCACCATCGAAGCAATCAGGTCGACCAGCGCCTTGCGCGCGGTCATCTCGGGTTCATTGGCAAGGACTTCAAGCAAGGGATTGATCGCAGAATCGCCCAATACCTCCAGGATTCGAAGGCAAGCGACCTTCTCCTCACTCCCCTCGTCGTAGATTCGATTGGCCGAGGCGATCGCCGCCATCTCCTTGATGCCCGCCAGCCTGGCGATGGCATCGCCTAACCGGGTTGCGCGTTCCTTGCTCAGATCGGGCTGTGCGAGTACCGAGACCAGAGTTTCAAGTACATCCGCAGCCACCCGAAAATCCCGGCGCTCAATCGTCAGCTCAAGAGCGTCCTCAAGTAGCGACATCATTGAGGCGAAGCCTTCGTCATCGGTATCTGCAGCTACTACCGCCGCCAGAGTGGCCACTACATCACCGTCGCTTATCCCCTGGCGAGCTTCGTCCACAAGCTGCTGCACCCTGAGATCATGCGCCAAATCTTTTACCGTCATTTTTGGCACAAGCTCGAGCAGTTTCAATATCGAATAACCCGATTCCGAGTTTTCCGCTTCCTCACTGCTAACTTGAACGCGAGTCGGCATGGCCTCTTCCAGGATCGCCCCTGTTTGCTCGGAAGAAAATCCTGCCGAGCGCATCGCCGCTCCGGCCGAGTTCAAGATCTCGTCTTTCTGGGAGTGCGACAGTAGCGCGAGGTTGCGTATGGCTCGGGCAAGGCCCGCGGCTGCAGCCGAGTCTTGTCTGGCCTCCTGCACCAGGGTTCGGCAAACTTCGTCGATTTTCATCTGCCTGAGCACGCCAGAAATAGCTTCATCGTTTTTTGAATGAGGCAGCAAGCGATCGGCTATAACCGCATATCGCACATCGTCGTCGAGAGAGAGTATCGCCTCGGCCAAACTGCTGAACAACTCCCGGCGACTGTCGGACGGAGCCGCAAGGGCCGCCCGTGCCATCTCCTCGATCTTCAAGGCAGACGCAACCTCCGAAGGGTCAACGCCTCGGCCGGCCGCACTCTCCCGCAAGTAGCCTTTCAGTACCTGAGTGTCACTAACGATACGCACCAGTATCCTTTGATCGAGAGGCCTTCCCTGCATTGCAGAGGCAAGAATCTCATCGATGCGAGCTACGGCGGGCGGCCATGGTTCTACATCGGTTACTGGCTGGCTATCCGTATCGGCGTCCATGTCGACAATACGGGAGCTCGACTCCAATACTGTGATCGCGTTGACTCCGCGGTCCCAAAGCCTGGTCTCCACACCGCCCGCATTAGCCAGATCCGGCGGACTGATGGTAAGAGTCTCCAAGAGCGCGAGAATATCACTTGCCGAGGTCCCTACGTAGAACCTCACCTCAGATACACGCCTGTTATAAAGCTCTTTCGCAAAAGATTCGAAAGCTGGTTGCCCCTCGTAGAGCATCACGTCCTGAAAAACGATCCCTGCCTTTTGAATCGAAAGACGCATATCCGCTTGGCTCTTGAGCAGCTCGGTAAGAATGCTGACTGCTTCCTCCGCGCTCTCAAGGGGAATGGTGCTTGAGACGGGATAGAGTTTGACCGCCTTCATCGTGATCACAAGTTGCTTGACGAAGCGCTCAACGCCCGGAGGCATCCTTCTAATCTGAACTGGGCTGACCGTCACCAATACCTCCTCGGAAAGGCACGCCTCATGCCGCCATCGCCACACTATAGCTCAGCTTATTATACTGGAGTGAGCGTGTGTTGATGCTATCATTCCCCACATGACTTCCCTCCCGACACCTGTGCTTCTGGCCTCGGCCTCACCCAGACGCAGGCGCTTGCTGCAGTGGCTTGGCCTTCGCTACAGTGTGTTCGCCCCGAAGACAGAGGAGTCTCTCGAGTCACCGCTCGCCATAAATCCTCCAGCGCTTGCCATATCACTGGCCGAGGAGAAGCTGGCAGCCGCCCTTCCCGCCGCTTCGGCAGGAGCGCTGATTCTGACGTTCGACACGATAGTGGTTCTCGGCGACAAGCTGCTTGGCAAGCCGAAAGACGAGTCCGCCGCGAGAGGGATGCTTCGCGAACTGGCCGGCCGCGATCACCAGGTAATCACGGGCTGCTGCATACGCTTCCCGCACCTGGGCCGAACTGATTCATTCGCTGTGACCAGCAATGTCCGCGTCCAGAAGCTCACGAACAGGCAGATCGACGAGTGGCTCGCTCTCGGCGAATATATGGGGTGCGCCGGGGCCTACAACATCGAGAGGCAGATCGCCGAGACAAGCCTGCCCGACTGCCATCAAAATGTCGCGGGGCTGCCTCTCTGTCACGTCTATCTGAGATTGCGAGACTCTGATCTCGTGTTCGCTACCGCCGGAAAGCTGGTAGAGCCCGTCGCGCGCTGCGATTCGACGCTGCGTCGGAAGTGCCAACTGGGTCCCGCGCTACTCGGTAGCGCTAAAGCCTGATCCAGCCAGCCGAAGCGCGTCTTTGGGGCAATCACTTGCGTGCCACCACGATGACGCTTTCGTCATCTTCGACTTCGAGCGGCCTTCGTTCATGATTTCCGAATGCCTCGATGCCGGTAAAGCCACTACGCGACAGCTCAGCGACGAGTACATCCACCGGAATGAATGTATGTGCCGACCTCCTGTGCGTGAGCGTCCACTCCCCTTGCTTGGAACGTACAAGGGTGACAAAGTCGAAGTCGAGACTCTCTCCGTCCTGCGGGTAGTCGATTACGCGAAGAAAGACCTTCACGCCCTCATCGGTATCTCTGACCACCGGCGGCACAGCGCGCACTCTAGAACCCGCCAGACGCGCATGATTGAGAAGGTGAAGGACGATAACCCCGCCGGGGGCAAGCACCTGGTAGAACTCCTTTACGGCCGCGCGCAAACCTGATGCGCCGGCCACATGAGGCAAGGCGTTTCCGGTGCAGACAAGCGCGTCAAACGGTTCTGCTGTCAAACCCTCTAGCTCGCCGAACCCCCCGCGCACCAGACGAACGTTGCCACCGGATGCCAGCAGGGATTTCTCGGCAGCTGCGACATTGATCCTAGCTTGGGCAAGCATCGACTCATCGGGATCCACTGCTGTGACACTCATACCCCAGCTGGCAAAGAGTAGCGAGTGGCGCGCACTTCCAGCGCCTACGTCGAGGACGCTATGCGCCCCTGACAGCGAAAACGCCCAGCGAAACAAGGTCGCCTCTCGCCGAAGCCGCTTTCCCCAATCCACGAACTGGTCATAATCGGCGGCGGGCGACGTGTCCTCTTGATCGCTCATCCAGGCGCCTCCTTATTCGTCGAGGCAAAAAATTCGTGCGGCATTACCTCGCATGATCGCATCGACGTCAGTCAGGGACATGGGAGGAACGTGGTAATCGAGCCAATTATT includes:
- a CDS encoding HD-GYP domain-containing protein, yielding MSDEVEASLEDASLPTAASGSRRSPKDVTIYSTNQVGRIRELLTRMYAARNAIRFYSIDHPACESAIEALYEVIDRYFREGVEVEITFFEGEVFLGQQLLPDESVLFDQLIRELSASEVGSLIFRPGLDRVALARLLSILSSDPSTLQESGGVQRMISEAGISGAEVRSVKILESVDRKRASARGAHESYDDAISLLREIDILMRRNTTINSGMIKEVVRALVDNVVSSRYVMLELTGLKNYDEYTFYHSANVATLSLALGSTISSDSRFLQSLGTGALLHDIGKMTIDFEILNKPGPLTAAEWEAVKNHPITGARQAARIPGLDKSALVIIFEHHMRYDGNGYPTVVSRRTQHLASRIVAVADAFDAMTSRRTYSSARSQSEAMLALAKSADFALDPVLTRLFASILGIYPPRSVVRLSDGSIGIVMRPSEKDMLKPIVKVISDPASAMIEPYVVDLSNDSGITVRASLDAANLNIEVDDYL
- a CDS encoding HEAT repeat domain-containing protein, whose amino-acid sequence is MTVSPVQIRRMPPGVERFVKQLVITMKAVKLYPVSSTIPLESAEEAVSILTELLKSQADMRLSIQKAGIVFQDVMLYEGQPAFESFAKELYNRRVSEVRFYVGTSASDILALLETLTISPPDLANAGGVETRLWDRGVNAITVLESSSRIVDMDADTDSQPVTDVEPWPPAVARIDEILASAMQGRPLDQRILVRIVSDTQVLKGYLRESAAGRGVDPSEVASALKIEEMARAALAAPSDSRRELFSSLAEAILSLDDDVRYAVIADRLLPHSKNDEAISGVLRQMKIDEVCRTLVQEARQDSAAAAGLARAIRNLALLSHSQKDEILNSAGAAMRSAGFSSEQTGAILEEAMPTRVQVSSEEAENSESGYSILKLLELVPKMTVKDLAHDLRVQQLVDEARQGISDGDVVATLAAVVAADTDDEGFASMMSLLEDALELTIERRDFRVAADVLETLVSVLAQPDLSKERATRLGDAIARLAGIKEMAAIASANRIYDEGSEEKVACLRILEVLGDSAINPLLEVLANEPEMTARKALVDLIASMVDAHLEYLGEHVSDSRWYFVRNVIIILGRAKKTEILPYLERTIRHPDARVRRETIRALFGVRSKYAEEMLLAALDDQDASNVRLAARYLGMVRSAIALPALQELAAGESRVSREPEVRIEAIEALGKIGAIESIPLLRSLAGQRALMGGSKLRGLNAAAELALEAIDSLAREERGETSER
- a CDS encoding Maf family protein; this encodes MTSLPTPVLLASASPRRRRLLQWLGLRYSVFAPKTEESLESPLAINPPALAISLAEEKLAAALPAASAGALILTFDTIVVLGDKLLGKPKDESAARGMLRELAGRDHQVITGCCIRFPHLGRTDSFAVTSNVRVQKLTNRQIDEWLALGEYMGCAGAYNIERQIAETSLPDCHQNVAGLPLCHVYLRLRDSDLVFATAGKLVEPVARCDSTLRRKCQLGPALLGSAKA
- a CDS encoding class I SAM-dependent methyltransferase, with protein sequence MSDQEDTSPAADYDQFVDWGKRLRREATLFRWAFSLSGAHSVLDVGAGSARHSLLFASWGMSVTAVDPDESMLAQARINVAAAEKSLLASGGNVRLVRGGFGELEGLTAEPFDALVCTGNALPHVAGASGLRAAVKEFYQVLAPGGVIVLHLLNHARLAGSRVRAVPPVVRDTDEGVKVFLRVIDYPQDGESLDFDFVTLVRSKQGEWTLTHRRSAHTFIPVDVLVAELSRSGFTGIEAFGNHERRPLEVEDDESVIVVARK